Below is a window of Sulfolobales archaeon DNA.
AGAGCTATATAGGAGTAAGGTTGTGATTGGAGATGGTATTGTGCTCGATACCTTCACGATCAATGGCACTGTTCCAGGGCCTACGATAGTTGTTGATGAGGGTGATATAGTGGAGATAGTTGCTGTTAACAAGGATATAGTGGCTCATGGCCTCTCAATACATGCTGTATATAGATCTAGCTCCTCCTATGTAGGGAATGTGCCTCCTGGAGGTGTTAAGAGCATTATATTCAATGCAAGCTACCCAGGTGTCTATATGTATCACTGCGCTCCAGGCGGGCAGGGGATATTTATACATACTATGTCGGGGCAGTATGGCATGATAGTTGTTAAGCCTAAGAGCTATAAATATAGGCTCGAGGAGATCCTTGGGAGAAAGCCTGATATAGAGATCTACTTGATACAGCATGAGATATATGCTAATGGAGCTGACTTTGTGAATTCAAAGCCTCTATATGTTCTATTCAATGGATACATAGGTAGATACCTCCCAGGAGGGTTGGAAGGACCTATAATGGCTAGGCCGGGCGACTATGTGAGGATCTACTTCTTGAATGTGGGTCCCAACCTAGTATCAACCCTACACCTAGTCGGAATAGTATGGGACTTCGCATACTACCAGGGACACCCGCTTAACGTCATTGTAGGAGGCCAGACAGTATTGGCAGGGCCCAGCGACTCGTGGGTTGTGGAGTTCAGAGTGCCTGAGGAGGGCTCCTACTCCATAGTGAGCCACGTATTTAGCCAGCCTGTTAGAGGCGCTGTAGGTGTTCTAGTAGCTAAGAAGGATGCTAATAGGACGAGCATTGTAGATGCCCGGGGGCCGAGGCTACCGATCCCTGAGAAGCCTATAAGGGTTATAGATCCATTCGGCCTTGGATCTCCGGAGGTGGATACCCCAGTATATGCTGAGGGAATAGCATATGTCAGGATCATAGCGAATTCGTACTACCCCAAAAGACTTGTAATACCTGAGGGAACAACTGTTGTGTGGATCAACGAGGATATTATAAGCCTTCCAAACGCGAGCGGCGAGCTGGTAGGTCTACACGATATAGTTATAAACATGGGCAATGAAACTGTTAAATCACCCCTGCTTAAGCATGGTATGAGCTGGTCATATACATTCACAAAGGCGGGTGTATATAGAATAGGGGGAGCCCAGCTACAGGTATATAAGGAGTTCGTACCATTTATAACCAGTGACTCAGATCTATATGGATACTTCTGCTCGCTACACCCATACATGGTTGGAGAAATAGTGGTTATCCCGAGGACAAAGCCGATGGCTATTCAACAGGCATCGCCAGAGGCTATAGAGACACCTGGGGTTGCCAGCAACAGCGCTATAGCGTCTATGGCGATAGCAGTTGTAGGGGTTCTCCTAGTAGTTATGCTAGCAATGCTAGCGATGATATATAGAGGTAGGAAATAATTGGATAGATAGCTCCTCTGTTTATTCAAACCCTTTTCTTTTTAAAGCTCCTCCCAAGCACATACCCTCTTTTTATCGAGTAGCCTATCGATGGCT
It encodes the following:
- a CDS encoding multicopper oxidase domain-containing protein; the encoded protein is MGRLYVFAILLISILLVSSASIAFSLTQQPQPQSQDYQLPSTSYVPPGTKPTKRFVLELYRSKVVIGDGIVLDTFTINGTVPGPTIVVDEGDIVEIVAVNKDIVAHGLSIHAVYRSSSSYVGNVPPGGVKSIIFNASYPGVYMYHCAPGGQGIFIHTMSGQYGMIVVKPKSYKYRLEEILGRKPDIEIYLIQHEIYANGADFVNSKPLYVLFNGYIGRYLPGGLEGPIMARPGDYVRIYFLNVGPNLVSTLHLVGIVWDFAYYQGHPLNVIVGGQTVLAGPSDSWVVEFRVPEEGSYSIVSHVFSQPVRGAVGVLVAKKDANRTSIVDARGPRLPIPEKPIRVIDPFGLGSPEVDTPVYAEGIAYVRIIANSYYPKRLVIPEGTTVVWINEDIISLPNASGELVGLHDIVINMGNETVKSPLLKHGMSWSYTFTKAGVYRIGGAQLQVYKEFVPFITSDSDLYGYFCSLHPYMVGEIVVIPRTKPMAIQQASPEAIETPGVASNSAIASMAIAVVGVLLVVMLAMLAMIYRGRK